From a single Brassica rapa cultivar Chiifu-401-42 chromosome A01, CAAS_Brap_v3.01, whole genome shotgun sequence genomic region:
- the LOC103842753 gene encoding pyruvate, phosphate dikinase regulatory protein 2, whose protein sequence is MDSRQGHPEPDSESPPVAASSPRSPKLKASSKLNRWSMARALRSGVKVIDRPINAPHRQATTEESDRKTSAVDGDDVAAGKSIYLVSDGTGWTAEHSVNAALGQFEDRLVNRGCSVNTHLFSWVEDEEKLLEIINQAAKQKAMCFYTLANPSMSKSAKEACDQLGVLSVDILGPIIEGIASHLGVSPSGLTRGAPGRVKTLNDAYFKRIEAIEFTIKQDDGTLPENLGKADIILVGVSRTGKTPLSTYIAQKGYKVANVPFVMGVEPPKTLFEVEPRKVFALTIQLVVLQAIRRTRAKTLGVDTEGENRYSGFDLVRKELDFASKIYAKNPGWAVIDVTNKAIEETAAVILRLYHDSSDSSTSVPCISKRF, encoded by the exons ATGGATTCACGACAAGGCCATCCCGAACCTGATTCCGAATCTCCTCCGGTGGCAGCTTCGAGTCCTCGCTCTCCGAAGCTGAAGGCTAGCTCCAAACTGAACCGATGGTCCATGGCCCGAGCTTTACGCTCCGGCGTCAAGGTCATTGACCGTCCGATCAACGCACCTCACCGTCAAGCAACGACGGAGGAGTCTGATAGGAAGACGTCTGCGGTCGACGGCGATGACGTGGCGGCGGGAAAGTCTATATATTTGGTTTCCGACGGGACAGGGTGGACGGCGGAGCACTCCGTCAACGCCGCGTTGGGGCAATTCGAAGATCGACTGGTCAATCGCGGATGTTCTGTCAACACACATCTCTTCTCTTGG GTGGAGGATGAGGAGAAGCTGTTAGAGATTATAAATCAGGCGGCGAAGCAAAAGGCGATGTGTTTCTACACTTTAGCCAATCCTTCTATGTCCAAATCCGCTAAAGAAGCTTGTGATCAGTTGGGAGTGCTTTCCGTTGATATATTGGGACCAATCATCGAAGGGATAGCGTCTCACTTGGGTGTTTCTCCATCTGGTCTCACCCGTGGAGCGCCCGGGAGGGTCAAGACTCTCAACGATGCTTATTTCAAGAGAATCGAAGCCATTGAGTTTACCATCAAGCAAGACGATGGGACTTTGCCCGAGAACTTAGGCAAGGCTGACATCATTCTTGTCGGTGTTTCCCGGACCGGAAAGACGCCGCTGTCCACTTACATTGCTCAAAAGGGTTACAAGGTCGCGAATGTGCCGTTTGTGATGGGTGTGGAACCGCCCAAGACGCTTTTCGAGGTTGAACCGAGGAAAGTTTTCGCGTTGACGATTCAACTTGTTGTGCTGCAAGCGATTAGGAGAACAAGGGCTAAAACGTTAGGCGTGGATACGGAAGGAGAGAACAGATACTCTGGCTTCGATCTCGTTCGGAAAGAACTTGATTTCGCGTCAAAGATCTATGCAAAAAACCCTGGATGGGCGGTAATAG ATGTGACGAATAAAGCGATAGAAGAAACCGCAGCTGTGATTCTGCGGCTGTACCATGACAGTAGCGACAGTAGTACTTCTGTACCTTGTATCTCAAAACGCTTCTAA
- the LOC103842763 gene encoding peroxidase 27, translated as MVASKRLVVSCFLLVLLLAEANAQGLKVGFYSKTCPHAEGIVRKVVFAAMKKAPTLGAPLLRMFFHDCFVRGCDGSVLLDSSNNQAEKNAVPNLSLRGFGIIDDSKAALEKVCPGIVSCSDILALIARDAMVALEGPSWEVETGRRDGRVSNINEVNLPSPFDNIAKLIIDFRTKGLSEKDLVILSGGHTIGMGHCPLMTNRLYNFTGRGDSDPSLDSEYAANLRKKCKPTDTTTALEMDPGSFKTFDVSYFKLVAKRRGLFQSDAALLDNSKTRAYVLQQARGSTFFHDFGVSMVKMGRIGVLTGRTGEIRKMCRVPN; from the exons atggttgcATCGAAGCGACTAGTGGTCTCTTGCTTTCTCTTAGTGTTGTTGCTAGCTGAGGCCAATGCACAAGGCTTGAAAGTAGGCTTCTACAGCAAAACATGCCCACATGCCGAGGGTATAGTTAGAAAGGTCGTGTTTGCTGCCATGAAGAAAGCTCCTACACTTGGTGCTCCTTTGCTCAGAATGTTCTTCCACGACTGCTTCGTTAGG GGTTGTGATGGATCAGTTTTGTTAGATTCATCGAACAATCAAGCCGAGAAAAATGCGGTTCCTAACCTAAGCCTTCGAGGGTTTGGCATCATAGACGATTCCAAGGCGGCTTTAGAAAAAGTGTGTCCGGGAATAGTTTCATGCTCTGATATCTTAGCCCTTATCGCTAGGGACGCAATGGTTGCA cttGAAGGACCGTCATGGGAAGTTGAAACGGGAAGAAGAGACGGTAGGGTTTCTAATATCAATGAGGTCAACTTGCCATCACCTTTTGATAACATCGCCAAGCTTATCATTGATTTTCGCACAAAGGGACTCAGCGAGAAAGATTTGGTCATCCTTTCAG GTGGACACACTATTGGGATGGGACATTGTCCTCTAATGACAAACCGTCTTTACAACTTCACCGGGAGAGGAGACAGCGACCCGAGTTTGGACTCAGAGTACGCAGCTAACCTCAGGAAGAAATGCAAGCCAACAGATACAACGACGGCTCTAGAGATGGATCCAGGAAGTTTCAAGACATTCGACGTGAGCTACTTCAAGTTAGTGGCTAAGAGAAGAGGGCTTTTCCAGTCGGATGCTGCTCTATTGGACAACTCAAAGACTAGGGCTTATGTCTTGCAGCAGGCACGTGGGTCAACCTTCTTTCATGACTTTGGTGTCTCAATGGTGAAAATGGGTCGGATCGGGGTTCTTACTGGTCGTACCGGGGAGATCCGCAAGATGTGTCGTGTTCCTAACTAA